In Natronococcus sp. AD-5, the genomic window AAGATTTTGGTCGTTCCCGTCAGGGCACATACACTTCCCGCTCGAAGCGTGGCTGAAACCGGTTCGGACGATAACGGCGTCCAAATGGGGCGAAAAGCCGACTTTCCGTTTTCGGAAAGAGAGTGTCTGAACCGAAGCCGAACCAGCCACGGGTTCCGAGGCGGGACAGTTCTGCGAAATTAGTAGCCAAAACGGAGGCTGTCGGCGTAAGATCGCTCACCTCGACCTACTGATTCCGAAAGAATAGTCACTGTTGCATTGACATATTTCTCTCTTCGATGGTACCGAGATACTCATCGATTATCTCTGACTTGTAATGATCTTCGTGGAGATGGGATCGAACATGGTCTCTGTGTTTACACTTCTTTCTGCAAAGTGGACAAGTGTCTATCGACTTCATTACCGAGATACAGAACGAAACTGCTCTTTACTCTCTCCAAATCACGTTGGGAAGATACGGAATACCGTTTCTGTGCAGGGTCGGGTATGAACGCGAGGGTGGAGGTTCGCGACGAATTCGCATGCGTCAGCTCTCGAGCGGCCGAAGACGAGCGGCGACGCCCTCGAGGTCGGGGCTATCCAGGCCATCGACGCCTTGGAGTACGTCGGTGACCGGACGGCCACCTGGCACGGTGTGCGGACGTCGACGCGCCTGGAGCCGAGTCGGTCGCTGCCGTTTTTCGGGATCGTCCTCGTCGAACCGGGCGTCTCGATCGAGATCACGGGCCGTCAGATTCGGACGAGCAACGCAGCCGATCGACGCACGGGCGGTTCTACGCGAGGCGAGGGGCACACACGAGCAGCTGCTCGAGGCCGGCGGGATGGACCCGCTCGCGGTGTACCTTCCGCGGCCGGGACTGCCCCGGATAGCTCGCGCGATCGTGCCGGCGAGCCCGTTCGACGAACTTCTCTCCGGTCGGCGGTACGACGTCGGCGGCCCCGGTCGGAATCCGAGGTCGCGCGGTCGCACGTGATCGATCCCGAGCCCGTCGATCCAGCGGCTCTCGCGGCTGGTCGGCCGTGAGCTCCGACGTCCACCACGACGATCGCAACTTCGAAGGCGAACTCGCGAGTTCAGCCGCCGGCCAGGTCGGGATCCCCGTCGACGCGATCTGCGTGAGCCGTGGGCGGACGCGAGTCAAACGCGCCCGTCCCGAGGAAACGAGTCGGGATCCGGACGTCGATCCGACGGCGCTCGAGGCGCGGGACCTCACGTCGTTCAAGCGCGTCTGTCACCCGTGCGGGAGCGCGACGTGGCGGGTCCCGTGGAGTGCTCTCGAGATGATCGAGAACCGGGGTGAGTCGGCGTGAGCGGCCATACGTGTGCGAACGGTACGGATCAGTCTCGATCCGTGTCGATCCTGTTAAATTCGAACCAGATGCCGATCAGGATGGCTACGAAGAGTACGGATAAAACGGCTATCCCGACGGTTTCTCTCCATCCACCGAGCGTTGGAACGAGGAATCCTCCTACCCATCCTATTAGTACTCCGCCGAGCGTGACGGCTACGATCACGAGTATCAGAAGACGATCGGTAAACTCACTCATACACGGTTTCTCGCTTCAGACGACGATAAACGCGCAGCCTGAATTCCGAATGCGAATTTCAGTTCGTTGGAACGCTTTGAGCGCAACCCGCCGACCAGTTCACGCGGGTGCTGACGCGAGCGAGGTGAGTAGCCGTATCACCCGTGACGCAAGCCGGCCGACTGCCTGGCGGAGTCGTTGCTTTCCTTGGAATTGGGTTGTTTGCTCTGCCTGCTTCGATTCTTGCATCAGAAATTATTGAAGAAGCGCCAGGGGAAGACGACGATGGTGGCACAGCGCTGGAATACAAGGAGGACGGTATCACACGATACAGGCACTATCACCACTGTGGAGAGGATCTCCCTACGAACAGACGTCCAAGGTTACTACCGAAATAGAAGTCGAGATCGCAGTCGATACTGAAAACAGAAACGACACCGCCTGCCGCTACGGAGGCTCCCGTTATCCCGTCAGAATACTCCGACAGATTTCGACTGTTTCCCGGAGGTCGACGATCGAACCGGCGTCGACGGCGATCATGAACCCCGTCGTTTCATCCACTGAGGTGTGGAGTTCGGTCGCCTCGTCAAAACAGCGGACCGTACAGAGGAGTTCGCCGTGTGCGTACATCGACTCCTGGTTTTCGCTGCCGATCGCCTCGAGGCGAACGTCCCGAATAATCTGACCGACCTCGGCGCAGTCGTACGTCGACTCGACGTCGTCACGGACGAAGACGAAATCGCTCTCACCGTCGTCGAAGTAGCCGACGCTCCGGAGTTCGTCGCCGTAGCGATTGTCGAAGCGCTCGTGGATTTCGGTCGCGGTCGTACGTCCCATAGCGAATCATTCCATCAGTTTACCTTAATATTTTCCGAGGGATCGTCCGTCGCATCACGAACGAGACGAGAGTCAGGAAATATCCGAGATACCGCTGATTGCTTGCTGTCACAATGGACCCCGCCGCCGTACCAGCGGAGTATCGGGAGAGATGACGACCAACACGTTCGGACTTTGATAATTGTACAGCCCGAGCGGCCGTGCGACCGATAGACGAAACGATACTAGCCGTCGGCTCGCCGGCGTTTCTCGTGGTATCCAACCGCCATCTGCCGGTCCAGTACAATCGCTCTCGGCGATCGTTACGCTGTGCCCGCTTCACCGTCGACGAGAGCGGGATCGAAACTGCCCTTCGGTCGCTCGAGTAGCGGGGTCGTCGGTCTCCACCTCGATGGGCGAGCGAATGAGGTTCCCACACTCGGTCCACGATCCGTCGTAATTACGGACGTCACCGTACCCCAGCAGTTCGTGGAGCGTGAACCACGTGATCGACGAGCGCTCGCCGATTCGACAGTAGGTGATGACCTCGCTATCACCGGTAATGTCGTAGTCCGCGTAGAGGTCTTCCAGTTCCGTCCGGTCTTGAATCGGCCGTCGTCCTCGAGGTTCTCGCTCCACGTGATGTTCTGTGCGCCCGGAACGTGGCCGGCTCGCTGGGCAGTCTCCGGACTCCCCTCGGGAGCGATTTTCTCGCCACGGTACTCCGCAGCGCTCCGGACGTCTACGAGCGGAAC contains:
- a CDS encoding DUF7522 family protein, producing MGRTTATEIHERFDNRYGDELRSVGYFDDGESDFVFVRDDVESTYDCAEVGQIIRDVRLEAIGSENQESMYAHGELLCTVRCFDEATELHTSVDETTGFMIAVDAGSIVDLRETVEICRSILTG